In the Helicobacter typhlonius genome, one interval contains:
- a CDS encoding peptidylprolyl isomerase — MKAIVYVLLICAGVGLYAEVVAGVALRVNGYAITLYEIEKTQKELRISKQEAIDILINERLRDDEIERFKISVDDFKVDEEIAHIAANMNLSKEQLLAKVTKDMSLQEYRAQIKKQIQTRDLMQRILASNVNISSEEELLNYYTRNKKEFMVPSSVRVVRYLAQSDDELQKAIAAPNKNIKGVQKFNETITLSSLSPQIAQVFLSTPNNEFTPVLATGGNGFVCFLIKERLGESLLDFEEAKPIINQKIMAHKEQSIIAEHFNKIRSSANIVTLRE; from the coding sequence ATGAAAGCTATCGTTTATGTATTATTAATATGCGCGGGGGTTGGCTTGTATGCAGAGGTGGTAGCTGGGGTTGCACTGCGCGTTAATGGATATGCTATCACACTCTATGAGATAGAAAAAACGCAAAAAGAACTTAGAATCTCAAAACAAGAGGCAATTGATATACTTATCAACGAGCGACTACGAGATGATGAAATTGAACGATTTAAGATTAGTGTCGATGATTTTAAGGTTGATGAGGAGATTGCGCATATTGCTGCAAATATGAATCTTAGCAAAGAGCAGCTTCTGGCAAAAGTAACAAAAGATATGAGTTTGCAAGAATACCGCGCACAAATAAAAAAGCAGATTCAGACAAGGGATCTTATGCAAAGAATTCTAGCCTCAAACGTTAATATTTCAAGCGAAGAGGAACTGCTCAACTATTACACACGCAATAAAAAGGAGTTTATGGTTCCATCTTCTGTGCGTGTGGTGCGCTATCTCGCACAAAGTGATGATGAGCTGCAAAAAGCCATAGCTGCACCTAATAAAAATATCAAAGGTGTGCAAAAATTTAACGAAACAATCACGCTTTCCTCGCTTAGCCCGCAAATTGCACAGGTTTTTCTTAGCACGCCAAATAATGAATTCACACCTGTGCTTGCCACCGGTGGAAATGGATTTGTGTGCTTTTTAATTAAGGAGCGTTTAGGCGAAAGTCTGCTTGATTTTGAGGAGGCTAAACCAATTATCAATCAAAAAATTATGGCACACAAAGAGCAGAGTATCATTGCCGAGCATTTTAACAAAATCCGCTCAAGTGCAAATATCGTTACCTTAAGAGAATAG